TATCCCGTGATAGAATTCAGCAATGGGCCAAACTGGTGAGTAATCCCTCACATTTATTTTCTttcagttattgtttttttttttaagcagaatTAAAGTAGTTTCAATTTGTCAGGATCTTGAATATAAACAATGAAATATGCGTCGTAGCGCCCTCTTCCGATTGTtttagggatttttttttttttttttttaccggaacaTCGTCCTAATACAGAAAGTGACGTAGGCGTGACGCTACGGAGTTTTCAAAACACCCTAAGAGGGAAACTTAAGTGGACTTTCCCTTGTGTGTCAGGAGCTAATAGTAATAGATTTGATTGACGAGATATATCTGGTTTGAAAACAAGAAGTGTATTTATAGATTGTAAATATGTGACATAAAATACTTCCCCTTTTAATTACCCTGGGAGAAACCCTGTTTTGGATTACACCTGTAGTGCCATGTGTTGAATTTTCTagggattttttaaaatcataacgTCGTTTCCGGTGGAAAATAATCAGAATTCAAAGTGAATAATGACCGTTGTTTTTTATTTGCCTTTCACAGCCTGGTACAACAAACACAGTCCCAATGGAGATCGCTCTCCTCCTCTGTCTCAGTGGAGGGTCGGGGTCACTACCCGGTCACCGCGGGATCATTCGCATGCTCGACTGGTTTGAGATGCCTGGTCAGGGATACCTCATCGTGTTTGAGAAACCCCAACACTGCCAAGACCTGTTTGACTTCATCACTGAACGTGGAGCCCTGGAGGAGCCCATTGCACAGAGGTGCGAAAACGCAAAAATGCCTTTTGACATTCGGTTCTAATTGTAAACCACGATACTAATGAGAATTGTTCTGTTCAGGTTCTTCAAACAGGTCATTGAAGCCTTGCAGTTCTGCCACTCCAAGGGAATCGTCCACAGGGACATCAAAGATGAAAACATTCTTGTTGACACCCGCACCGGAGACATCAAAATCATTGACTTTGGATCTGGTGCTGTCCTGAAGGACTCCATCTACACTGACTTTGAAGGTAAGCCTGCTTTTGGGAGGTTATTGCATATGTGTGAATATATCACAAATGTGAAACTGTTTCTAATGACTCCTCTTGTCTGTTTAGGAACTAGAGTCTACAGCCCTCCAGAGTGGATCCTACAGCAGCGCTACAGCGCTCGTCCGCTCACTGTGTGGTCGCTGGGCGTGCTTCTGTTTGACATGGTGTGTGGAGACATTCCCTTTGAGCGGGACGCCGATATTATACAAGCCACTCCAAGTTTCACTAAACGCATCTCCCAAGGTGAGCTTTCAAACTGAATGAACTCTACTTTCTTAAAGAGACAGAACACTcaaaataaacattctgtcatcatttactcaccctcatgtttaaAAACCTTCAAAACAGTTTGGGTCCCATTGACTTGGGTTTTTTCAAATGTCACcatggaccactaaaccagtcataaggatcaattttctgaaattggaaggtatctaaaagctgaataaataagctttaaatataaactatttgaacatctggaatctgagggtgcaaaacaaatgtaaagttgttcaaatgaagttcttagcaatgcatattactaatcaaaaattaagtttagatatgtttatggtaggaaatgtacaaaatatgttcatggaacatgatctttacttaatatcctaatgattttaggcataaaatagatcattttgacccatacaatgtatttttggctattgctacaaatatacccgtgctacttaagactggttttgtggtccagggtcacatatatgttcaTCCAAATGCTTAAAACGTCAGTAAACTATGACAGAATGTTcaattttgaacatttttatcaCTTTATATAAAACTGATAGGTCCTACCCAACGTTTTATTCTTGTTTTTCTACTTGTGTAACTTGCAAATACTTCACATTATGAAACTCAAATGGGTTGCAAATTATGCAAATGCTGTTCCAATGTAATCAAGCAGATTTGTTGctaaagaacatttacatttgcACATTTACTTAACAATGGAACAACATATGCAAATTCATCACAGAGCTAGTATGCAGTGCCAGGTTTATTCAATGTTTATTCTTTCGTTTCAGAATGCCAGACTCTGATTCGCTGGTGCCTTTCGTACAGGCCGGAGGACCGGCCTAGTTTGGAGCAGATTTTGCAGCATCCTTGGATGATGGAGAGCTCTGAGGACATTGGAGATTTGCAAGCAGAAAGCAATATTAAGCCAAGCCTTTAAATCCTGAAGGACTTTTGGACTCGATTCAGAACTTTCACACACACTGTTTTGTTTTACACTGGACTTCCTGAACTCTAGTTGCTGGCTTCTGGATTCttccttatttatttttttgtttgactGCCTTTGATGTCGTTTCATATGGGATCTATACTTTGAGAACCCCGAAATAGCCCTGGATTGCTGCAGGTTTACTTTATGAATTATGAATGAACATTTCCCACGACTACAACTGTCACAGCTCAATGCAACGTTTCTTGTTTTTTAACTTATTgctgattatttattattttcagccTTGTACTAATTTATTTTCGCAAGAAGTTTCAGAAGCCGTAAGAACTgcgtttgttttgtttatttgaagtTCTAACTGACTTAAGTGACAGTAGGTGGACTTGCAGATACCTGGTTTTACAGGTTTATTTTGTACAGTGATATTCTGTCCCTGTTCTAAGGGGTTTAATAAAAAGACTTTGGATCTGCTTTCCAGTCTTTTGACGGAAGGGCTGGCGGAACAATAATTCAGGCTCATGTGAATCTGTTCCCATTTATCAACAAGAAGGTGCGACAGAAGAGAAGAGGAACATTCCTGTGGATCCTGTTTACTCTAAATGAACCAATTCCCTAGATGGATTCCTCAGAGCCATTACTAAGCCGGCTTTTGGTTtctgtctcttttgtttgtgAAATACCTGCGCTGTAACTTAAAGAATGTTGTCAGGACGCTTTGTACTGAACCATCTCAGATGTGTGTCGTTTTGTTGGAAGTTCCCAAAGGTCAGCATGTTAACTAATGTCATGAGGGTTTCAACCACTAACCCACTGTTGATGTTTACTGAAAAGGGCCTGCGGGCTTTTCCTGATTGTTCGATTTCATTATAACACACCAAAGAGATCTGCCTTACTGTTTTATGTAAGGTAAACATGCATAATGCCAAATGAATTAGATTTTGATTTGAAATCTGGACCTATTCAAAATGTTTGAATTGAGACTACAAAATTGATTGTATGTGGATTGGACCTTTCCCAACATGACATAACACTGGGGTATTTTCTTACATTTTGTGTTACGAAAAAAATCCTTGCGGTTTTCGCTTGGGTTGGCACAACAGTTTAGCTGTAAATACTTGTGTATTCAACAATGTGCTGTGGCTGTTGTCACATGCTGTTTAATTTATACGATtctatgaataaaaaatatagatGGAAAATATCTGTATTTGAAGAAACACCTGTCTTGTCCTTTTTTATCCATTTCTTTTTATCCATTTCTCATGCAAAGAAGATAAAAAGAGAAACTGCTGCCGAATGGAGATCATAGTTTTCGTTCATCAAGTTTTAAACTGGCCTCTCCAGTCAAACCATTCAGTTTAGTTATTCCCGACAAGTCAAGAAGGAATGTATTTTTAGCATGTTCACGTGCCTGATTTACTGTAATGAAAGAACTGATATTTCCGTATTGTTTGTTCTAGAAAAATTGCAGCTTGGCCAACTGAATGCATACACTAGTAGACCTTACATTCGTCTTATTACATTACgaattaaacatatattttttaaatgttatatatttagATTATGTATAGAAAACAACTTGAGCCTTAAAGCAATTTTGTGTAGTTTGGGGTATTTTGGGACTTGAAAGCCCCTAGGTACAGTTAGACAAGTGAAATTCCCTGACATAAATACTTACAGTAGGTAGCTGTACATTcatttttagtgctgtcaaacgattaatcgtgaataatcgcattcaaaataaaagtttttctttacataatgtgtgtgtactgtgtatatttattatctatatataaatacacacatacagtatatatttagaaaatatttacatgtatatatttatatagtttatattatatataaatatatttaatatataaacatttttctgaaatatatACAtggatgtgtgtgtatatacataatacacagtacacacatacagtcaagcccgaaattattcatacccctggcaaattctgacttaaagttacttttatttaaccattttatttatttttgaccggaaatgacacaggcttctcccaaaagacaagaagacaatgtacaagaggcatcattgtggcatgtccaaaattattcacaccctttgcaaactgtcacagtctatgggaaaatccaaagttctataccattccaaatagtccaagctgttctaaagcatcctaattaccctgattcattggaaacagctgttttaatcaactcaataggtggaaaacagaagctctctgctgctggtttgtggacagtcatggctaagacaaaggagctcactgaggacctgcggctacgcattgtggctgctcacaagtcaggaaagggctataagaccatatcgaaatgttctgaagttccagtggctacagggaaaagtattattaaaaaatacaaaatgttccgcactgtaaaaaaaaatctcagaggacgtggtcggaagccaaaagtgacacctgtgctggccaggaggatagggagagaggtaaaaaaaaaaaaaaaaagaatccaaggatcaccaccaaggccatcctgatgaatctgggctctgctggtggcaaggcagacagtccaacggacactgcacaccgctgggttttacagacacagaccaaggaggacaccacttctccagataaggcataCAAAATTCGCCTGGTCTTTGCAAATGCtcgtctggacaaagaagaagacttctagtCTTCTGTttcatggtcagatgaaacaaaaattgaattgtttggccacaatcatatagccttcatttggcgtaaaaaataGAATTAAGAACATGCACAGCAATGCAAATTTGCGTACGCATAATATATAAGGATTGTAAAAAGGACGTAAATATAAAAAAGCAAAGCCCAAACATGGACATTCCGGGGCAATATATGTCCGACCAGGACATGTATAAGAAAAAAAGGACATTAATTGTCCACTCTACGTTTGGGAAGGAATGTGGGAAACAGACGCTATTTGCCTTATCAACCCTAATTAACCTTAAAAGTTATATGTGGCATtagaattcttttaaaactgatatttcaaggtaaaaaaaatcacatagtTGCTTGTCTCAGAAAATAATGACCGTGTGAAATCTCTAAGGTGTTGCTGCCCTCTATTGGCCTATGTAGCGCAGTGCAATAAGTCTTTGCAAtataatgtgtgtttgtgtgaactTGTTTTTCCAATTGTATTATGAGGATCGTTCAGCTACATAAAAGTTAAGCAGAGGGTGGTAAACTagtaaatatttcaatatttaaaaaataaattggaAAATGGaagctcaagaaaaaaaaaagttccaagaaaaaaagaaaaactcccACGGACAGTTACGGGAAGCGATTTTGTGGGACTGCAACCCTTCTTTCGATCACAATCACATCTGATGTGCTTCATCGAGCGGATCGCTTAATCGAATCGTTTGATgttgatgatgataatgatggcAGCAGCAGCCAGTGAAAACCTTGTCAATAGCACTGAGGACAAAACATCTGCCCGAAGACTGGAAGACAGTAAGAAGCATAACTTATTAATCTCTTATATAAACATCAGACTGCTTAAAGGGTGCATTCGCCGATTTTTAGCCAGCTTTGTGTTGTTAATACATGTAAG
Above is a genomic segment from Garra rufa chromosome 15, GarRuf1.0, whole genome shotgun sequence containing:
- the LOC141286898 gene encoding serine/threonine-protein kinase pim-2-like produces the protein MLDKRIVDLRLDQLEAVRAKNGKDNFEKQYKMGTLLGSGGFGSVFTGQRISDGQQVAIKQISRDRIQQWAKLPGTTNTVPMEIALLLCLSGGSGSLPGHRGIIRMLDWFEMPGQGYLIVFEKPQHCQDLFDFITERGALEEPIAQRFFKQVIEALQFCHSKGIVHRDIKDENILVDTRTGDIKIIDFGSGAVLKDSIYTDFEGTRVYSPPEWILQQRYSARPLTVWSLGVLLFDMVCGDIPFERDADIIQATPSFTKRISQECQTLIRWCLSYRPEDRPSLEQILQHPWMMESSEDIGDLQAESNIKPSL